The following proteins come from a genomic window of Excalfactoria chinensis isolate bCotChi1 chromosome 6, bCotChi1.hap2, whole genome shotgun sequence:
- the C6H10orf95 gene encoding uncharacterized protein C10orf95 homolog — MYQPGFVPREYCPTMIPSPAYTYLPLRTGRAEDPSSSTMFPPIYMHNFYSRPVTFVVDRSSYPDYVGSQVEYHHLYSASNPYFHPYYTWHLPPVVPVPLYNPYANYSPYAAYQRPDQYRDTWPEGFTMRGELQWGRLGKVFGPRKDLPEFVKDDLRRVYGTYPRTNVSITYRKGEFLVKADPKVGEQEYTVEKNVIQRALTPSASEADDSSEDRNRKKKKKLRQ; from the coding sequence ATGTACCAGCCTGGCTTTGTACCACGGGAGTATTGTCCAACCATGATCCCATCTCCTGCCTACACCTACCTACCACTGCGCACTGGGAGAGCAGAAGACCCAAGCAGCTCCACAATGTTCCCTCCCATCTACATGCACAACTTCTACAGCCGCCCTGTGACTTTTGTGGTAGACAGAAGCAGCTACCCTGACTATGTGGGGAGTCAGGTGGAGTACCATCACTTGTACAGTGCCTCCAACCCCTACTTCCATCCGTACTACACCTGGCATTTACCCCCTGTGGTCCCTGTCCCGCTGTACAATCCTTATGCAAACTACAGTCCCTATGCTGCCTATCAGAGACCAGACCAGTATCGAGACACGTGGCCAGAAGGCTTCACCATGAGAGGGGAGCTTCAGTGGGGGAGGCTTGGAAAGGTGTTTGGGCCAAGGAAAGACCTCCCAGAATTTGTGAAGGATGATCTCCGGAGGGTTTATGGCACCTACCCACGGACCAATGTCTCCATCACCTACCGGAAGGGGGAATTCTTAGTCAAAGCAGACCCCAAGGTAGGAGAGCAGGAGTACACAGTGGAGAAAAACGTCATCCAGAGAGCTCTGACCCCCAGTGCCAGTGAAGCAGATGACAGCAGCGAGGACCggaacaggaagaagaaaaagaaactgagacaATGA